The Methanobrevibacter millerae genome includes the window AAATCGTTTAGTGAAATTAGTGAAGTTATGAGTTCCTTTAAATATTTCTGCAACTTTATTTAATTTATCTATATCCAAATCCTGGAACAATAAATATCGATATTGTCTCATTTGAGCATATCTCGGCTTGAATGCATATCGAACAGGTGCTTTAGCAAGTATCTGGATATCATCAGGCAGACTGTTGTTAATTTCATTTACCTGAACTTCCTTATCTGACTGGAAACTGATTACATTTCCCAAACTATGAACTCCAGCATCAGTCCTGCCTGCAATTCTAAATCGGGATTTCTTTAAATCATCAATGTAGCCTAATTTACGCAAATGATAAATCAATTCTTCCTCAACAGTCCTAACATCAGGCTGTCTTTGAAAACCATGAAAATTAGTTCCAATATATCCAATTTTTAAAGCTGTCCGTTTCATCAATAATTATTTTAATTTTAATATAAAATAAATTTTAGCAAAAAAAGTATTAATTTAATGTGAATAAAATATTAATATGAAGAGTAAAAATATCATATTAATTTTAACAATTATCGTGATAATTTTGGCAGCTGCAATAGCAGTTGAAGCAATTATTTTAAATAATAAAAATACAGTTAATCCAATAAATAATACAACAACAAGCAATACAACAACAGTTGTATCCATATCTAACGATTCACAACAAAGCAGTGATAGTAGCAGCAGCGAAAATTCAATCGATTCAAATAGGCCAAAAAATGATCCAAACTACAAAGGATACAACCCCTATCATGAAAGTGAAGTAACAAGCGACGGTTGGAATCCAAAAGAGCATGAAGTTGGACGTGACAAATTAAATGATGGTTCACAAAGAATTCGTTATGATGACGGTTACTTTAGAATCGTTGATAAAAACGGATATGTAATAACATATGGTTATGGTGGTTAAAAAGCATGAAAATGCTTTTTTATAAATTTTTTATCATATGACTAGTTTCGTCATAATCATCTTCTTCGACAGTTATCTCATAACCTAAAGATTTCCAGAATGATAAAGCTCCATCAAGATACCTGTGTGTGTGAAGATACATTTTATCATAAGATTTTTTACGTGCAAAATCCTCCATTACATCTACAAGATTTCGGGCAAGACCCTGTCTTCTATAATCTTCATCAACCATCAATCTCCATATACTGGCAGTATCATCATTAGAGTATACCCCTTTGAACATTTCATAATCTTTATCATAAGCCCGCACAGCGGCTGTTGCTACTATATTATCACCATCCCAAGCAACATAAAAATTATTTCTGGAAGGCAAAATATAGTATTCTTTTAATTGATCAATGTCATAATGAAACTTAGGATTTCTACCGATTCCATAAACTTTTTTAATTTGATTAAATAAGAAGCATTTAGCAAGATTTATTTCTGCATCATTATTGTTAATTTCTTTAATTGTAATATTCATAGTATCTCCTGTAAAAATTAAAAAAAGAGAAATGATTAATTTCTCATGATTATATTGTTATTCTTGTGCTGTTTCAGGATTTAGTAATTTTTCAACATTTTCCCCAATCAAATCAAATAGCAACACAACTATCAATAAAGACAAACCAGGATAAAATGCCAACCACCAATATCCAGAAGATAAATAGTGCATTGATTCTGACAATATTACTCCAATTGCAGGCTCATGAGGAGGCAAACCAAATCCTAAAAATGTTATGGCCGCTTCGTGCATAATAGCATGAGGAAACATTAAAATAACACCCACAATTATTTGAGAGATAATCAATGGCAAAATATGCTTAGTTGCAATCCAAATTTTTGATTTTCCCAGATTTTCAGCCAAATGGATATATTCTTTAGTCTTAATTTCTTTTACTTCAGACCTGAGCACTCTTGCAAGAGGAGTCCAATGAGTCAAACCAACACCCATGATTACCCCAATTGTTCCTCCACCAAACATGATTGAAATAAGAATAATCAAAAGTATGTGAGGTATTGAACCAAATAAATCAATGATACTTGCAACAGCCTCATCGGCAAATCTATTGAAACTTGAAAATAATCCTAAAATAATAGAAATTAAAGTACTTACTAATGAAGCAACAATACCAACAGTTAAGCTTAATCCAAGACCTGCAACAGTTCGCTGAAACATATCTCTACCCATCCAATCAGTTCCGAACAGATGAGCGAAAGAAGGCATCTGATTAGCACTGGTGAAACTTGTTGGAATTTCGCCAATGAACAAACTTGAAATCAAAATACTGACTATGACCAATGCAGAAATTCCAATGATTATGAAAGTCTTAGTTCTAAGATTAGCTCTAAACAAAAACCATTGTTCCTTTTCATTAACTTGTTTTTTCCTAATCATTGAACTCATTCTCCTTAATTCTTGGATCTATAAAGTAATAAGAAATATCTGCAAGCAAATTACCTACAAAAACAAACACAGCACTGAAAAGCACAATACCTAAAAACAGTGGAACATCGCTTTGAAGACCCGCTGCAACAGCGGTTTGTCCAATTCCCGGATATGAAAATACTTGTTCTACAAGTACCGCACCACCAAATAATTCACTGAAAGATAAAAATTGCAATGTAACCGCTGGAAGTAAAATATTTCTAATTCCATGGTTTTTTACTAAATTCCAACCTTTTTCACCTCTTGATTTTGCAAATAATACATAATCAGAGGACAATACTTGAATTAATTCATTACGAGTATACATTGCTATAGGTGCTAAACCAACCAAACTTAATGTTAAAGTCGGAAGGACAAGCCTTGATGCCCAATCCATAAATGATGCATCAGTACTGCTTACACCAATCGGAACTCCAAACCCAATTGGGAATAATCCCAAATATACTGCGAATACCATTAATATAAGCATACCAACCCAAAATGATGGAGCAGATTGAATTGCATAACAATATACTTTTACGGCTTTATCTATCCAGGATCCTTTATTTTTACCTGCAACAACACCTAGTGCGAATCCAATGATTCCACTAAATATCCATGATAAAGTCATCAATGCGAGAGAAGCAATGAATTTCTGAGTGATTACATCAATGACCGGTGCACGATATATTAAAGATGTTCCTAAGTCTCCTTGTATTAAATTTAATAACCAATGATAAATTTTAATATGTAATGGGACGCCCACACCAAAATATTGATTTAAAATAGTCCTTTGAGCTTCAGATACAGCAGCACCTTTCAAATAAACAGTTACTGGATTAATAGGGGATAAATCTAACAATATAAAACTAAAAATTGCAACAGCAATCATCAAAATTATAAAACGCAATAATTTATAACTAAAAAATTTAATTATTCCTTTTCTATTCAAAATAAACCCCCACAAAAGTTTTAAAAAAATAAAATAGAAAAGAGATTAATTAAGCTCTTTTCCATTCACAAATATTAATTAAAATATCATTTCCTAAACCATCAGGTTGGTTTCCAATATCAATTCCATCTTTAATGAAGTAATTGTAATCATAGTTAGCAATCCATACCCATGGAGCATCACCAGCTGGTCCCCAACCATGACCATTTACAAGAGCAGATTCCGCCCATAAACTATTAGCTTGATTGAAATCATTTGAAGCCATAGCTTTTTCCATTAAAGCATCAGATGCGGAATCATTATATAAATTAGGGTTCATATAGAAACCATCCATTTCTTTACTGTGGTATTGTTGGTAAATTGATTTATAAGGGTCTGGAGAAGTTTGTTGCATTAAAGCAGCAGAGCTATACATATTTGCATAGATTGTATCCCAATCAGCTCCAACAAGTTTTACTTCAATTCCTAACTGTTTTGCCTGTTCAGCGAAAACTGTGGATAAGGATTGTCTGTCAAGATAATCTGGAGGATAGTATAAGTCAAATGATGCTTTAGTACCATTCTTCTCAACAATTCCATCACCATCAGTATCTGTCCAGCCACCCTGAGCTAAAATTTGTTTTGCTTGTTCAACATTACCGTCAGCGACTTTACTTTGATTATTTGCATAATCCCTAGTGTCAACACCAGTAAATTCAGGAGTAGCATGTCCTGAAAATACAGAATTAACAATTTCAGTACGATTAATACCAACATTTAAAGCTTCACGAATAGATTTATCCGCAGTTACATTATTACCTACCTTCATAGAACCATTATATACAACTCCAGTATCTTCAAGGTATGGTAAGGATACACCTTGTGCTCTACCTGCTGATTTTTCAACAAATTGGTATCCGTCAACAGTTTGATTCAATGCGGAAGTTGCAACAGGCACTACATCCACATCTTTAGATTTAGCTAGTTCTAACCATGTTGATTCTTCAGGGAATAACATAGTAATTTGAGTAAAGTATGGTTTTTCGCCATAATAATTATCATTTATTTTAAATATTGCTTGTTGGCCTTTATCCCAATGATCCAATACATATGGGCCTGATCCAATAGGGTGTTCACCATAAGTACTCTGGTTATAAGTGTCTGAAGGTACAATACCAACATATCTTAAATCATATATGAATGTTGATCTAGGTTCAACCAAGTTAAACTGAACACATGTATCATTTACAGCAGTTGCATTAGCCAAGTTTGTTAAATCCAATTCAGATTCAGTTTCTTTAGCAGTATTGAATGTGAATGCTACATCTTCAGCATTTAAAGTAGAGTTATCGGAAAATTTAATATCATTTCTTAAGTTTACAGTCCAAGTTTTTCCATCACTACTGATTGAATAATCAGTTGCTATATCAGGAACAATAGTTCCATTACTATCTGTTTTAAATAAACAACTTTGTATTAATGGATTATAGTTCTGATGTCCACATCCCCAACCAGTCAGAGGATTGAAACCCGCTTTTGGTTCTTTAATGTTACTGTGAGCAGCCACAACCAAATGAGTTGGGTCATCATCATGATGAGAATTGCCCATAAATGCAAAAGCACCCACAATAACAATTAATAGAACTACAATTCCACCAATTATTATCTTTTTGTCCATAATTTTCACCATATTAAAAACCATATTAAAATAAGTAATACTTTTTTTTATCAAAATGCTTAAAAAGTAATACTATAAATATATATTTTAATACAGTTTAAAATATATTTAATAATATATAAAAACATGTTTATTAATTATTAATAAAACAATGAAAATATAAAAAATAAATATTTATAAACTATAAATTAAATAAAAATATAAAAAAAACAATATTTTAAATAAATAACCATTAAATAAAATTTAAAATTAAACAAAATAAATATTTAAAAAAAACACCAAAGTAATACTTTATTTATAATACAAAGTTATACAATAGATAATAACTAAATTAATATAAAACTAAAAATAAATATTACCAATAATGTCATTTTCAAACAAATTAAAAAAATTTTTATTAAAAAATGGTGCAGATGAAGTAGGCTTTGCCAACATAAATAATTTTACTCCTAAAAATAAATTAAATATTGGTGTGGTCTTTTATATTACTTATCCGAAAGAAATAATTAGAAGAATGGTAAATGCGCCAACCCAAGAATATGTAGATGAATTAGTGAGCTTAAACACCAGATTAGATGCTTTGGGAATGAAATGCGAAGAATATTTGATTGAAAATGGTTATGAAGCATATGCGCAAACCAAAAAAAGATTAGGTACTGATTTTGGCGAAAATAATTCCTTTGAATTACCTCACAAAACAATAGCAACACGTGCAGGCTTAGGTTGGATTGGAAAATCAGCACTTTTTACAACATTAAAATACGGATCCGCTTTAAGACTATCATCAGTTTTAACCAATGCCCCATTAGATGTTGGAATACCAATTACTAAATCAAAATGTGGAAAATGCATGGAATGTAAGAATGCATGTCTTGGAGGGGCAATAAGTGGGAAAGAATGGAATTACAAATTAAAAAGAAACGATTTTTATGATGATAAAAAATGTGAAAAATATGCTCTAAAAATTTCTTATGAAAATTTAGGAAAAGAGGATACAGTATGTGGAAAATGCATTTTCGCCTGCCCACATACACAAAAATACATTAAAAAATCATAATTCCAAAGCATAATTAAAAGTAGAACTAGGAGATGTTATTTCAATACCCATTATCTTTTTATCCATATGAACCGTTTCCAGTTCGTCACCAGCATCTATAGTAATAACAAAACCCATTTTCGTCCAAAATTCAAGAGCTCCATTCAATGTCCTATGAGTATGCAAATAAATGAAATCATAATCCTGTTGATTAGCAAAAGTCTCAGCTACACCAAACATTTTAGAAGCCAAACCACAACGCCTATATTTTTCGTCAACAAATAATCTCCAAATGCTTGAAGTAGATTTACTGGAATAAATATTTTTAAATTCAGTGAAATCTTTATCATAAGCCCTGATTCCAATAGTTGCTATAATTTCATTTGTTTTACTATTGAATGCAACAAAAAAATTATTCCTTTCAGGATTGATATAATAGTTTTCTAAGTCAATAATATCTTGATGCCACTCAGGAACATACCCATAGCCAAATTCTTTTTCTATTTGATAAAATAAAAATTCCTGAACATTTTTTATTAAATTTTTATCATTAGATAATTCCTTGATTATTACATTCATATAAATCCCTTTTAAATAGTATTACTTTTAATATCAAATATATGTTATTGGTAATACTTTTTATTGAATTTTGAATAACTTTAATATTGATAAAGTTCAATATAATATATAAAAGTTATCATTTGACAAAAATCAGATGAACATGGTGAAAAAATGGATAAATTATTGGACGTAGAAAATGTTTCTATTTCTTTTATACAATACACACAAGGACTAAATCAAAGAAATTTAAAAGTAATTACAGATTTAACATTAGATATAAACGAAGGAGAAATATTGGCAGTTTTAGGTTCAAGCGGTTCGGGAAAAAGTCTGCTTGCTCATGCGATAATGGGAATATTGCCGGAAAATGCACAGTTAAATGGAAAAATAAAATTTAAAGGTAAAGATTTATCACAAGAAGATAAAGAAGAAATACGAGGATCAAAAATAGCATTTATTCCACAGTCAGTTAATTTTTTAGACCCATTAATGAAGATTTCAGACCAGGCAATAGGGCATACTGAAAGCGAAGAAGAAAAAAAATCTAAAAAAATCAAACAAAGAGAGATATTTGAACATTATAATTTAGGTCCGGAAGTGGACGAAATGTATCCATTCCAATTATCCGGAGGTATGGCGAGACGTGTACTGGTATCTACAGCATTATTATCAGATCCAGAATTAGTCATTGCAGATGAACCGACACCAGGTTTAGATGAAAAAACTGTAAAAGAAACCCTCAACCATTTCAGACATATGAAAGAGGACAATATTGGAGTTCTTCTAATTACACACGATATTCATGCTGCTTTAGATGTTGCA containing:
- a CDS encoding ABC transporter ATP-binding protein yields the protein MDKLLDVENVSISFIQYTQGLNQRNLKVITDLTLDINEGEILAVLGSSGSGKSLLAHAIMGILPENAQLNGKIKFKGKDLSQEDKEEIRGSKIAFIPQSVNFLDPLMKISDQAIGHTESEEEKKSKKIKQREIFEHYNLGPEVDEMYPFQLSGGMARRVLVSTALLSDPELVIADEPTPGLDEKTVKETLNHFRHMKEDNIGVLLITHDIHAALDVADRIGIFYSGYVIEIAETKDFTGDGENLLHPYTKALYKALPANGFELKKGHQPLHGEIPEGCPYYNRCEMAFDRCEKERPQLISLGNKKVRCFKYEEGA
- a CDS encoding ABC transporter permease; translation: MIRKKQVNEKEQWFLFRANLRTKTFIIIGISALVIVSILISSLFIGEIPTSFTSANQMPSFAHLFGTDWMGRDMFQRTVAGLGLSLTVGIVASLVSTLISIILGLFSSFNRFADEAVASIIDLFGSIPHILLIILISIMFGGGTIGVIMGVGLTHWTPLARVLRSEVKEIKTKEYIHLAENLGKSKIWIATKHILPLIISQIIVGVILMFPHAIMHEAAITFLGFGLPPHEPAIGVILSESMHYLSSGYWWLAFYPGLSLLIVVLLFDLIGENVEKLLNPETAQE
- a CDS encoding GNAT family N-acetyltransferase; its protein translation is MNITIKEINNNDAEINLAKCFLFNQIKKVYGIGRNPKFHYDIDQLKEYYILPSRNNFYVAWDGDNIVATAAVRAYDKDYEMFKGVYSNDDTASIWRLMVDEDYRRQGLARNLVDVMEDFARKKSYDKMYLHTHRYLDGALSFWKSLGYEITVEEDDYDETSHMIKNL
- a CDS encoding ABC transporter permease, with the protein product MLNRKGIIKFFSYKLLRFIILMIAVAIFSFILLDLSPINPVTVYLKGAAVSEAQRTILNQYFGVGVPLHIKIYHWLLNLIQGDLGTSLIYRAPVIDVITQKFIASLALMTLSWIFSGIIGFALGVVAGKNKGSWIDKAVKVYCYAIQSAPSFWVGMLILMVFAVYLGLFPIGFGVPIGVSSTDASFMDWASRLVLPTLTLSLVGLAPIAMYTRNELIQVLSSDYVLFAKSRGEKGWNLVKNHGIRNILLPAVTLQFLSFSELFGGAVLVEQVFSYPGIGQTAVAAGLQSDVPLFLGIVLFSAVFVFVGNLLADISYYFIDPRIKENEFND
- a CDS encoding GNAT family N-acetyltransferase, encoding MNVIIKELSNDKNLIKNVQEFLFYQIEKEFGYGYVPEWHQDIIDLENYYINPERNNFFVAFNSKTNEIIATIGIRAYDKDFTEFKNIYSSKSTSSIWRLFVDEKYRRCGLASKMFGVAETFANQQDYDFIYLHTHRTLNGALEFWTKMGFVITIDAGDELETVHMDKKIMGIEITSPSSTFNYALEL
- a CDS encoding 4Fe-4S double cluster binding domain-containing protein; the encoded protein is MSFSNKLKKFLLKNGADEVGFANINNFTPKNKLNIGVVFYITYPKEIIRRMVNAPTQEYVDELVSLNTRLDALGMKCEEYLIENGYEAYAQTKKRLGTDFGENNSFELPHKTIATRAGLGWIGKSALFTTLKYGSALRLSSVLTNAPLDVGIPITKSKCGKCMECKNACLGGAISGKEWNYKLKRNDFYDDKKCEKYALKISYENLGKEDTVCGKCIFACPHTQKYIKKS
- a CDS encoding ABC transporter substrate-binding protein; translated protein: MDKKIIIGGIVVLLIVIVGAFAFMGNSHHDDDPTHLVVAAHSNIKEPKAGFNPLTGWGCGHQNYNPLIQSCLFKTDSNGTIVPDIATDYSISSDGKTWTVNLRNDIKFSDNSTLNAEDVAFTFNTAKETESELDLTNLANATAVNDTCVQFNLVEPRSTFIYDLRYVGIVPSDTYNQSTYGEHPIGSGPYVLDHWDKGQQAIFKINDNYYGEKPYFTQITMLFPEESTWLELAKSKDVDVVPVATSALNQTVDGYQFVEKSAGRAQGVSLPYLEDTGVVYNGSMKVGNNVTADKSIREALNVGINRTEIVNSVFSGHATPEFTGVDTRDYANNQSKVADGNVEQAKQILAQGGWTDTDGDGIVEKNGTKASFDLYYPPDYLDRQSLSTVFAEQAKQLGIEVKLVGADWDTIYANMYSSAALMQQTSPDPYKSIYQQYHSKEMDGFYMNPNLYNDSASDALMEKAMASNDFNQANSLWAESALVNGHGWGPAGDAPWVWIANYDYNYFIKDGIDIGNQPDGLGNDILINICEWKRA